One segment of Scyliorhinus torazame isolate Kashiwa2021f chromosome 14, sScyTor2.1, whole genome shotgun sequence DNA contains the following:
- the LOC140390101 gene encoding uncharacterized protein yields MEVKNESEAFRNDGGESLKPVGAHQPASGYRGVDTLQCTVCGKGFRWPSLLDTHLRVHTGDKPFECTVCKMRFFTSSEVTKHQRFHTGEKPFECTVCAKRFHTSSNLIQHQKIHTGEKPFKCADCAKRFYRTCDLSKHQRIHTGEKPFQCTVCEKRFHTSSNLIQHQHIHAVEKPFECAVCTKRFYTSSLLTQHQKIHTGEKPFECGVCQKRFYRSGYLIEHQRIHTGEKRFECTVCRKRFHTSSNLNKHLKIHTGEKPFECSVCEKRFYTSSNLTQHQQIHTGEKAFKCTVCKKRFKSFRYLLQHQAKHVEEKISTALG; encoded by the coding sequence ATGGAAGTTAAGAATGAAAGCGAGGCATTCAGGAACGACGGGGGTGAATCCCTAAAACCTGTTGGAGCCCATCAGCCAGCATCCGGGTATCGTGGAGTGGACACCCTtcagtgcactgtgtgtgggaagggtttcCGCTGGCCCAGCCTGCTGGACACCCACCTGCGCGTCCACACAGGAGACAAGCCGTTTGAGTGTACCGTGTGCAAGATGCGCTTTTTCACCTCCAGCGAGGTGACCAAACATCAACGGTTTCACACAGGCGAGAAGCCATTTGAATGTACTGTGTGCGCAAAGCGTTTTCACACGTCCAGCAATTTGATCCAGCATCAGAAAATCCATACCGGAGAGAAACCATTCAAATGCGCCGACTGCGCCAAGAGATTTTACCGCACTTGCGACCTGagcaaacatcagcgaattcacacgggcGAGAAACCCTTCCAGTGCACCGTGTGCGAGAAGCGATTTCATACGTCCAGCAACTTAATCCAGCATCAGCACATTCATGCGGTGGAGAAACCCTTTGAGTGCGCTGTGTGCACCAAACGATTCTACACATCCAGCCTCCTGACACAGCACCAGAAGATTCATACTGGAGAGAAACCCTTCGAGTGCGGAGTGTGCCAGAAGCGATTTTACCGATCGGGCTACTTGATCgagcaccagcggattcacacaggTGAGAAGAGGTTTGAATGCACTGTGTGCAGGAAGAGATTTCACACCTCGAGCAACTTGAACAAACATTtaaaaattcacactggggagaagccgtttgaGTGTTCTGTGTGCGAGAAGCGATTTTACACATCCAGTAACTTGACgcaacatcagcaaattcacaccggCGAGAAGGCCTTCAAATGCACCGTGTGTAAAAAGAGATTTAAAAGTTTCAGATACCTGCTGCAGCATCAAGCAAAGCACGTTGAAGAGAAGATATCAACTGCGCTGGGTTGA